The Leadbetterella byssophila DSM 17132 DNA window GGAATATCAAAACGTTTGCAGGGCCGTCCGCCAAAGAAGAGAACGGATGATGTTCTTTCAATAATTCCGTATCGAAAGCCAAGTGAGCTTGCATCTCTCCATCTACAATCATATCCGGATGTTTCTTTCTTAAAATGTCCACCGCTTTACGTAGTCGCATAGGAGCAGGGCCATTTGGAACAGATCCAAAATTAGAGTAGGTCAAGAATGCAATTCTAGGTTTGATGTTCAATTGTTTCACCATGTCAGAAGTGATCTCAGCTATTTGAACCAGGTCTTCTACTTCTGGGTCAAAGTTAACTGTGGTGTCTGCTAAGAACAATGGACCAAATCTACTCATCAGTATATACATACCGAAGATCTTGTTTACGCCTTCCGCACGACCAATCACTTGCAATGCCGGTTTGATAGTGTCAGGATAATTACGCGTCATACCGCCTATCATGGTATCTACTAAGCCGTGCTCTACCATTAACGCACCATAATACGTTCTTCTCCTTACCAGGTCTCTTGCGTCCTGGAAGGTTAAACCTTTACGTTGACGTTTTTCGAATAGATAGTCGGAGAAGTCTTTCAATCTTTGTTCTTCTTCCGCATTTGAAGGATTACGTGGATCAATGATCTCAATCTCTTCGCTTAATCTGATATTGTTTTCGGCTACTATAGCACGGATGGTTTCTTTGTTACCAAGGAGTACCGGAATAGCAATTTTATCTTCTACTACTTGCTGGATGGCTTTTAGTACAGTGACATTCTCCGCATCTGCATAAACCACACGTTTAGGATTCTTCTGCGCTTTTGTCATGATAACGCGTGTCAAGGTATTATCTTGGCCTAAACGCTTGGTCAATTGATGCTCATAAGCTTCCCAGTCCGTGATTGGTTCCTTCGCCACTCCTGTTTCCATGGCAGCCTTAGCAACTGCAGGAGAAACGGTAGTGATCAATCTAGGGTCTACCGGCTTAGGAATTATATAGTTTTTACCAAAGTGCAGGTTAACTTCATCGTATGCTAAGTTTACCAGATCAGGTACAGGTTTCTTTGCCAATTCTGCTAATGCACGAACGGCGGCAAGTTTCATTTCTTCGTTAATTTCACTCGCTCTCACGTCCAGGGCACCTCTGAAGATGAATGGGAATCCAAGAACGTTATTCACCTGGTTAGGGTAATCTGATCTACCCGTAGCCATGATAATGTCTTCTCTCGCTGCCATAGCTTCCTCATAGGAAATTTCAGGAGTAGGGTTAGCTAGAGCAAAGATGATACAATTTTTGGCCATGCTTTTAACCATATCCTGATTTACTACGTTTCCTTTGGAAAGACCTACGAATACATCAGCACCTTTCATGGCTTCTTCCAAAGTGGTCTCAGCCGGCATACCTGCATTAGCGAATTCTATCTTCTTACCGTCAAGGTTTGTACGTGATGGGTGGATTAAACCTTTAGAGTCAAACATGTACAGGTTCTCCTTCTTTGCACCTAGAGCTATATAAAGTCTGGAACAAGAAATAGCAGATGCCCCGGCACCGTTTACTATGATCTTAACATTAGAAAGGTCTTTTCC harbors:
- a CDS encoding NADP-dependent malic enzyme, with product MSSKKNLKEEALHYHAKGRPGKIEVIPTKEYANQRDLSLAYSPGVAEPCLAIQANPDDAYKYTAKGNLVAVISNGTAVLGLGDIGAVAGKPVMEGKGLLFKIFADIDVFDIELDTTDVDEFVRTVKILEPTFGGVNLEDISAPACFEIEERLKKELNIPIMHDDQHGTAIISSAALLNATELVGKDLSNVKIIVNGAGASAISCSRLYIALGAKKENLYMFDSKGLIHPSRTNLDGKKIEFANAGMPAETTLEEAMKGADVFVGLSKGNVVNQDMVKSMAKNCIIFALANPTPEISYEEAMAAREDIIMATGRSDYPNQVNNVLGFPFIFRGALDVRASEINEEMKLAAVRALAELAKKPVPDLVNLAYDEVNLHFGKNYIIPKPVDPRLITTVSPAVAKAAMETGVAKEPITDWEAYEHQLTKRLGQDNTLTRVIMTKAQKNPKRVVYADAENVTVLKAIQQVVEDKIAIPVLLGNKETIRAIVAENNIRLSEEIEIIDPRNPSNAEEEQRLKDFSDYLFEKRQRKGLTFQDARDLVRRRTYYGALMVEHGLVDTMIGGMTRNYPDTIKPALQVIGRAEGVNKIFGMYILMSRFGPLFLADTTVNFDPEVEDLVQIAEITSDMVKQLNIKPRIAFLTYSNFGSVPNGPAPMRLRKAVDILRKKHPDMIVDGEMQAHLAFDTELLKEHHPFSSLADGPANVLIFPNLSSANIAYNLLKEVAGIEKVGPLLLGLKKPIQVLQLGATVREIVNLTAISVLETLKPE